One part of the Pseudodesulfovibrio alkaliphilus genome encodes these proteins:
- a CDS encoding bifunctional folylpolyglutamate synthase/dihydrofolate synthase translates to MEPLKDYDALLSYMDSLGLFHMELGLGRMETFWAVRGRPGVSVVHVIGTNGKGSTSTFFCSIARTHGIKAGLFTSPHFVSPRERVQINRSLLGREQWVELANEILATPGGAALTYFEFQTCLAMLAFERKNVEIAVMEAGLGGRFDATTVFSPRLTLFTPIAMDHEKILGPTLRDIARDKAGAIHPGSVAVTGPQRTEAMAELAERAESVGARLILASDVADPVVDGRLGLSGPHQRENARLALAGWRVFAAMAAIRSEADAERFGLESAFVPGRMQRVIVGGRSIILDGAHNTHALTALGEALKTENIKPASVVFTCLADKDASAMLPLVRALTDGPVLVPGLENERAGDATRIASEMGGDARAMPNLDQALKTALALGTEAKGPVLVCGSLYLLGEFYNIYPEFLTK, encoded by the coding sequence GTGGAACCGCTCAAGGATTACGATGCACTCCTTTCCTACATGGACAGCCTCGGGCTGTTCCACATGGAGCTTGGCCTTGGCCGCATGGAGACCTTCTGGGCCGTACGCGGCAGGCCTGGAGTATCCGTGGTCCATGTCATCGGCACCAACGGCAAGGGCTCGACCTCGACCTTTTTCTGTTCCATAGCCAGGACGCATGGCATCAAGGCGGGACTGTTCACCTCGCCCCATTTTGTTTCGCCGCGGGAGCGGGTGCAGATCAACCGTTCCCTCCTCGGACGCGAGCAGTGGGTTGAGCTTGCCAACGAAATTCTTGCCACCCCTGGCGGCGCGGCCCTAACCTATTTCGAGTTTCAGACCTGTCTGGCCATGCTCGCCTTTGAAAGAAAGAATGTCGAGATTGCGGTGATGGAGGCAGGACTCGGCGGCCGATTTGATGCCACCACGGTCTTTTCGCCGCGCCTGACCCTGTTCACTCCCATTGCCATGGATCACGAAAAAATCCTCGGCCCGACACTGCGGGACATTGCCAGGGACAAGGCCGGAGCCATCCATCCCGGATCTGTGGCCGTAACCGGCCCGCAGCGCACCGAAGCAATGGCCGAACTTGCCGAGCGGGCTGAGTCCGTGGGCGCACGCCTGATACTCGCCTCGGACGTTGCCGACCCGGTGGTCGATGGTCGCCTCGGGCTCTCCGGGCCGCACCAGCGGGAAAACGCCCGCCTTGCCTTGGCCGGATGGCGCGTATTTGCCGCCATGGCCGCCATCCGCAGCGAGGCCGATGCCGAGCGCTTTGGGTTGGAGTCGGCATTTGTTCCCGGCAGGATGCAGCGAGTGATTGTCGGCGGCCGCAGCATCATTCTCGACGGCGCACACAACACGCACGCCCTGACCGCCCTGGGCGAAGCCCTGAAAACAGAAAACATCAAGCCGGCATCCGTAGTTTTCACCTGCCTGGCTGACAAAGACGCCTCGGCCATGCTGCCGCTGGTGCGGGCGCTGACGGATGGGCCGGTGCTGGTGCCGGGCCTGGAAAACGAACGAGCCGGAGATGCGACGCGTATCGCCTCGGAAATGGGCGGCGACGCACGGGCCATGCCGAACCTGGATCAAGCCCTGAAAACTGCGCTGGCACTGGGAACCGAGGCAAAGGGGCCGGTGCTTGTCTGCGGCTCCTTGTACTTGCTCGGCGAGTTTTATAATATCTACCCGGAATTTTTGACTAAATAG
- the selA gene encoding L-seryl-tRNA(Sec) selenium transferase yields MSTLFRHLPSVAQALEALEVDPDISQFPRQLVKEQVNAFLDLCREEIRTGIIADAAALTLDALLPRLAAFVRSASRPHFRRVLNATGVVIHTNLGRSILARSAVEAVAHACAHYSNCEFDLGSGKRGSRYSHVEKILCDITGAEAALVVNNNAAAVLIMLETLARGREVIVSRGQLVEIGGSFRIPDVMAKSGAVLREVGATNRTHVHDYEQAIGDETAALMRVHTSNFRMVGFTREVSLPEMRLLGDRYGLPVLEDLGSGTLCDLAGEGLPGEPTVQQVVAQGADVVSFSGDKALGGPQAGIIVGRKEYVDRIKQNPLNRAVRIDKMTLAALEATLRLYLDMETARREVPTLRMITASQDSLRSKARRLAEAVRTELGDSAQVTLRKGFSRVGGGAFPEYDLPGTLVSVNLPGMSAESLRVALLGTDPPLVARIEDDALQLDPRTLTSSELKLTAEALRQAVDTIKDKA; encoded by the coding sequence ATGAGCACGTTGTTTCGCCACCTCCCGTCCGTAGCCCAGGCCCTCGAGGCGCTTGAAGTCGACCCGGACATCTCCCAATTTCCGCGCCAGTTGGTCAAGGAACAGGTCAACGCATTCCTGGATCTTTGCCGCGAGGAGATCCGCACGGGCATCATCGCCGATGCGGCCGCCCTGACTCTTGACGCCCTTCTGCCGCGCTTGGCCGCCTTTGTGCGCAGCGCCTCAAGGCCCCATTTCCGCCGGGTCCTCAATGCCACGGGCGTGGTCATCCACACCAATCTCGGCCGCTCCATCCTGGCCCGGTCAGCCGTCGAGGCCGTTGCCCATGCCTGCGCCCACTACTCCAACTGCGAGTTCGACCTGGGCTCGGGCAAACGGGGCAGTCGCTACAGCCATGTGGAAAAAATCCTCTGCGACATAACCGGAGCCGAGGCCGCGCTGGTGGTCAACAACAATGCGGCCGCCGTACTCATCATGCTTGAAACCCTGGCCCGGGGGCGCGAGGTCATCGTTTCGCGAGGCCAGTTGGTGGAGATCGGCGGTTCGTTTCGCATCCCTGACGTGATGGCCAAGTCTGGCGCGGTCCTGCGCGAGGTGGGGGCCACCAATCGTACCCATGTCCATGATTATGAGCAGGCCATCGGCGATGAGACCGCAGCGCTGATGCGCGTCCACACCTCGAATTTTCGCATGGTCGGCTTCACCCGTGAGGTGAGCCTGCCCGAGATGCGCCTCCTTGGCGACAGATACGGTCTGCCGGTCCTTGAGGATCTGGGCAGCGGCACCCTCTGCGATCTGGCTGGCGAGGGATTGCCGGGCGAGCCCACGGTGCAGCAGGTGGTGGCCCAGGGTGCGGATGTGGTCTCCTTCTCCGGGGACAAGGCGCTGGGAGGCCCCCAGGCGGGCATCATTGTCGGACGCAAGGAATACGTGGACCGCATCAAGCAAAACCCCCTGAACCGGGCCGTGCGAATCGACAAGATGACCCTGGCCGCGTTGGAGGCCACCCTGCGCCTCTACCTCGACATGGAAACCGCCCGGCGCGAGGTGCCGACCCTGCGCATGATCACGGCCTCGCAGGACTCCCTGCGCAGCAAAGCGCGCAGACTGGCCGAGGCAGTACGGACCGAGCTTGGAGATTCAGCCCAGGTGACCTTGCGCAAGGGCTTCTCGCGAGTTGGCGGCGGCGCATTCCCGGAATACGACCTGCCCGGCACCCTGGTTTCGGTGAACCTGCCCGGCATGTCTGCAGAGTCCCTGCGCGTGGCATTGCTCGGGACCGACCCGCCGCTGGTGGCTCGCATTGAAGACGACGCCCTCCAGCTCGACCCGCGCACCCTGACCTCAAGCGAACTCAAACTGACGGCCGAGGCGCTGCGCCAAGCCGTGGACACCATAAAGGACAAGGCATGA
- a CDS encoding aminopeptidase: MSKKIAKLEYEPKSAWEVYASGKDIKAMDAMAERYVDFLSRCKTERLVMDHVRAQVEAAGFVDDLAAPLAYRFNRNKTCFLARKGRRPLSQGFRLVGAHGDCPRLDLKQRPLYEDTDICLAKTHYYGGIRKYQWLTIPLALHGTVVKKSGEAVAVCIGEDSADPVFTITDLLPHLAYKEVEKKVADAFDAEKLNLIMGQSPAAKQGKDGEAVKEPVKRKVLELLNKRYGIDEADFFSAEMQAVPAGPARFVGLDRSIIGGYGQDDRSSVFCALEALLAEPDPEYAQIILFWDKEEIGSEGATGANSRFFENCMEELVEAWEPGARLSSVLSGGSALSADVSAAMDPDHKDVYEPLNAARLGYGPCFNKFTGHRGKVGANDAHPDFIGWLRRILDDADIPWHMSELGKVDVGGGGTVAKFLAVYGMDVIDVGVPVLSMHSPFELSAKVDIYACTLAFREFLKQ, translated from the coding sequence ATGAGCAAGAAAATCGCGAAACTCGAATATGAACCGAAATCGGCTTGGGAGGTCTATGCCTCCGGCAAGGACATCAAGGCCATGGACGCCATGGCCGAGAGGTATGTGGATTTCCTGAGCCGGTGCAAGACCGAACGGTTGGTCATGGACCATGTCAGGGCCCAGGTCGAAGCCGCCGGGTTCGTGGACGACCTGGCTGCCCCGCTTGCCTATCGCTTCAACCGCAACAAGACCTGCTTTCTGGCGCGCAAGGGCAGACGCCCCTTGAGCCAGGGATTCCGACTGGTGGGGGCCCACGGCGACTGCCCGCGGCTGGACCTCAAGCAACGGCCTCTTTATGAGGATACGGACATCTGCCTTGCCAAGACCCACTACTACGGTGGCATCCGCAAGTACCAGTGGTTGACCATCCCCCTGGCCCTGCACGGTACTGTGGTCAAAAAAAGCGGCGAAGCGGTCGCCGTGTGCATCGGCGAGGATTCGGCCGACCCGGTTTTCACCATCACCGACCTGCTGCCGCACCTGGCCTACAAGGAAGTGGAAAAAAAGGTGGCCGACGCCTTTGACGCCGAAAAACTGAACCTTATCATGGGCCAATCGCCCGCAGCCAAACAGGGAAAAGACGGCGAAGCGGTCAAGGAGCCAGTGAAACGCAAGGTTCTGGAACTGCTCAACAAGCGCTACGGCATCGACGAAGCCGACTTTTTCAGCGCCGAGATGCAGGCTGTGCCAGCCGGACCGGCCCGGTTCGTGGGCCTTGATCGCAGCATCATCGGCGGCTACGGCCAGGACGACCGTTCCAGCGTCTTCTGCGCCCTTGAAGCCTTGTTGGCCGAGCCTGACCCGGAATACGCACAAATCATACTCTTTTGGGACAAGGAGGAGATCGGCTCCGAGGGAGCCACCGGAGCCAACTCACGCTTTTTTGAAAACTGCATGGAGGAGCTGGTGGAGGCGTGGGAGCCGGGGGCTCGGCTGTCGAGCGTCCTTTCGGGCGGTTCGGCCCTGTCCGCGGATGTGTCCGCCGCCATGGACCCTGACCACAAGGATGTCTATGAGCCGCTGAACGCGGCCCGCCTGGGCTACGGCCCGTGCTTCAACAAGTTCACCGGCCATCGCGGCAAGGTGGGCGCCAACGACGCCCACCCGGACTTCATCGGCTGGCTGCGGCGCATCCTCGACGACGCGGACATCCCCTGGCACATGTCGGAGCTGGGCAAGGTGGACGTGGGCGGCGGCGGCACTGTGGCCAAGTTCCTGGCCGTCTACGGCATGGATGTCATCGACGTGGGCGTACCCGTGCTCTCCATGCACTCCCCCTTCGAGCTTTCGGCCAAGGTGGACATTTACGCCTGCACCCTGGCCTTCAGGGAATTTTTGAAGCAGTAG
- a CDS encoding VOC family protein has protein sequence MPMIFAGPSLLVADINASRTFYQEILGQEVLADHGAHVAFAGGFSIWQADLATQVIYEGARQPPAALGQGNFELYFESETLEDDYARVGGLWKDIVHPVQTAPWGQRAFRLHDPDGHVVEVAEPLPVLVRRLLAQGLTIDEISARTSIPVEGVEAMRGR, from the coding sequence ATGCCCATGATCTTTGCAGGCCCCTCTCTGCTGGTGGCCGACATCAACGCCTCGCGCACCTTTTATCAGGAGATCCTCGGTCAGGAGGTGCTGGCCGACCATGGTGCCCACGTCGCCTTTGCCGGTGGGTTCTCCATCTGGCAAGCGGACCTGGCAACCCAAGTGATTTATGAGGGTGCCCGGCAACCCCCGGCGGCATTGGGGCAGGGCAATTTCGAGCTGTATTTTGAAAGCGAGACCCTGGAAGACGACTATGCCCGCGTGGGCGGTCTCTGGAAGGACATCGTCCACCCGGTTCAGACCGCGCCATGGGGCCAACGGGCTTTCCGGCTGCACGATCCTGACGGCCATGTGGTCGAGGTGGCCGAACCGCTGCCCGTGCTGGTACGCCGGCTGCTGGCCCAGGGGCTGACCATCGACGAGATCAGCGCACGCACCTCCATCCCGGTCGAGGGAGTGGAGGCCATGAGGGGCCGGTAG
- the selB gene encoding selenocysteine-specific translation elongation factor, which produces MPVIMGTAGHIDHGKTTLIKALTGIDCDRLSEEKKRGITIELGFAFLDLKTREGAETETGQDDESRLGIVDVPGHERFVKNMVAGATGVDFVMLVIAADEGIMPQTREHLEICQLLGVNSGLVALTKTDMVDEEWLEMVKDEVAVWLEPTFLGNAPVVPVSSHTGQGLDELKDALRTLMAGFTPGRRSDLFRLPVDRVFTMKGHGTVVTGTMISGSLSVGEEVRLYPGDVRSKVRSLQSHGATVQTARAGRRTAANLQGLEVDDIRRGDVLARPDTLFPAQVWDMELTMLESSRRPLKHRKEVHFHHGAREVLARIYLLDRDELKPGETAVCQVRFIEPLAGVYGDRVVLRSFSPLRAFAGGRVIGPRGHKVKRFSPQVEALAALAHESAEVVAEAQLELAGPQGLSWSELLIMTNLETKALEKTLGVLGGQQKAILFDREARRYAGGRLVQELTDGLLDWLAAFHRKDSMKPGVQRGELGSSWGKRMPPKLFHFILERLLRKGDVVAEQELLRLKDHAVSLASDQEAVCTALEAAFREGGATPPNLKDVLEPLGLTARQAAPVLKLLQDRGELVRVKDDMYYCGSALDSIRTAIVGFFETHTEMSAPDFKELTGLSRKYLIPVLEYFDKEKLTVRVGDVRHFRKRS; this is translated from the coding sequence ATGCCTGTCATCATGGGAACCGCCGGACACATCGACCACGGCAAGACCACGCTCATCAAGGCCCTCACGGGCATCGACTGCGACCGCCTCTCGGAAGAGAAAAAGCGGGGCATTACCATCGAGCTCGGCTTCGCCTTTCTTGATCTCAAAACCAGGGAAGGCGCGGAAACCGAGACCGGACAGGATGACGAATCCAGACTCGGCATTGTGGACGTTCCGGGTCACGAGAGATTCGTCAAGAACATGGTGGCCGGAGCCACGGGTGTGGACTTTGTCATGCTGGTCATCGCCGCCGACGAGGGCATCATGCCCCAAACCAGGGAGCACCTCGAAATATGCCAGCTCCTTGGCGTAAACTCCGGCCTGGTAGCCCTGACCAAGACCGACATGGTGGACGAGGAATGGCTTGAGATGGTCAAGGACGAGGTGGCGGTCTGGCTTGAACCCACCTTCCTTGGCAATGCGCCCGTGGTGCCCGTATCGAGCCACACCGGCCAGGGACTCGACGAACTGAAGGACGCCCTGCGCACTCTGATGGCAGGGTTCACCCCCGGACGACGCTCGGACCTCTTCCGGCTGCCCGTGGACCGCGTCTTCACCATGAAGGGGCACGGAACCGTAGTCACCGGCACCATGATTTCCGGGTCCCTTTCGGTGGGGGAGGAAGTCCGGCTCTATCCGGGCGATGTCCGGTCCAAAGTGCGCAGCCTGCAATCCCACGGGGCCACAGTGCAGACAGCCCGGGCCGGACGAAGGACGGCCGCGAACCTGCAGGGGCTTGAAGTGGACGACATCCGGCGCGGCGATGTGCTGGCCCGGCCCGATACGCTCTTTCCGGCCCAGGTCTGGGACATGGAACTGACCATGCTCGAATCCTCGCGACGCCCGCTCAAACACCGCAAGGAAGTCCACTTTCACCACGGCGCCCGCGAGGTGCTGGCGCGGATATATCTGCTTGACCGTGACGAACTCAAGCCCGGAGAGACCGCCGTGTGCCAGGTGCGGTTTATTGAGCCTTTGGCCGGGGTTTACGGCGACCGCGTGGTCTTGCGCTCGTTCTCGCCGCTTCGCGCCTTTGCCGGGGGCCGGGTCATCGGCCCGCGAGGGCACAAGGTCAAACGCTTTTCCCCTCAGGTGGAGGCACTGGCCGCCCTGGCCCATGAATCGGCCGAGGTGGTGGCCGAGGCCCAGCTGGAGCTGGCCGGACCGCAGGGGCTCTCCTGGAGCGAACTCTTGATTATGACCAACCTCGAAACCAAGGCCCTGGAAAAAACTCTCGGCGTTCTCGGAGGCCAGCAGAAAGCCATTCTCTTCGATCGCGAAGCGAGACGATACGCGGGCGGGAGACTGGTCCAGGAGTTGACGGACGGGTTGCTCGACTGGCTGGCCGCTTTTCACCGCAAGGATTCCATGAAGCCCGGCGTTCAGCGCGGCGAGCTGGGGTCGTCCTGGGGCAAGAGAATGCCGCCGAAGCTCTTTCACTTCATCCTTGAGCGCTTGCTCAGGAAGGGAGATGTGGTGGCCGAGCAGGAGCTGCTGCGGCTCAAGGACCACGCCGTGTCCCTTGCTTCGGATCAGGAGGCGGTGTGCACGGCCCTTGAGGCGGCCTTCCGCGAGGGGGGCGCCACCCCGCCCAATCTCAAGGACGTGCTTGAACCGCTGGGGCTGACCGCCAGACAGGCCGCGCCCGTGCTCAAGCTGCTTCAGGACCGGGGCGAGCTTGTGCGGGTCAAGGATGACATGTACTATTGCGGCTCGGCACTGGACAGCATCAGGACGGCCATCGTCGGCTTCTTCGAGACGCACACCGAGATGTCCGCCCCTGATTTCAAGGAGTTGACCGGCCTTTCGCGCAAGTACCTGATTCCGGTGCTTGAATACTTCGACAAGGAGAAGCTCACGGTGCGCGTGGGCGATGTCCGCCATTTTCGCAAACGCTCTTGA